TACTTGATTCCAATTTTCTAAATAATGAAGGGTTAACGAACTCACAATAACATCAAAAGTATTATCTTCAAATGGTAATATTTCTTGCAAGTCATGACAAAGAAACGTTGCTTTATTGCCCATACTTTCCTTTGCAGCTTTTACCATTTCAGAACTTACGTCAATTGCAGTTACATTTGCTCCTCTTTCTATAAATTGAGAAGTATACCACCCTGCTGCACATCCAGCATCTAATATATTCTTCCCTTCTAAATTCTTTGGAATCATCTCCATCATCGCTGGTCTTTCGTAATAACTGTTATATGGATTTGCGACATCTAGATTTTCTTTATATGTACTCGCTAACTTATCATATGTACCTTTGATTGTATCTTTCAAATTATCCACTCCTTATACATATGAATCTAATAACTCTTTCTGCTTTTTCTTTGAAAATGATTGTAGAACTAAATCATATGACCAATCAATCATCTTATTAATTTGCTCTTGCTCTACACCTTTATGTATATACACTGTATTCCAATGTTTTTTATTCATATGATACCCCGGAATGATTGCTTCTGGATACTCCTCTCTTAATCTTAGTGCAAGTTCTGGATCACATTTTAATGTAATCGCAGATTTCTCTCCTTCTTCATGGTTTATTATCGCGAATATTTTATTATTAAGTCTCATACATCTTGCATTCCAACCATCAGGAGAATCTTCAGTCGCTTTTCTTTTTGATAAACAATATGTTCTAGTTTCATCCATTCTAATTGACACCTCTTATTCTTTCACGATTTGATTACGGTGCATTACAATTTGTTTCGTCGCTTGAAATTGCTGTTCACCATAAAACTTTATTAATTTCTCTCCGCAAAATAGACTAACAATATGAACATGAGATATTTCTTGAAGTAATATTGTTAGCATTTTCTCTCCAATGCCTTTATTTCTTACACTTTCATGTACTACAACATCTTCTATATACGCCCGGAAAACACCGTCAGAAACACCCCTAGCAAATCCGATTAATTCACTTTTTTCCCATACCCCAATCGCTATACTATTCTTTAAAAATTTTTGAATATCGATTTCTTTTCTTTCTGGCCACCAACCGATGGAGTCATAAAGTTTTCTTATTTTTTCTACGCAGATTGGTTGTTCATGTTGCAATTTATACGTGTACATTTTCTTTCTCCCATCAAATTGGTCATTTTATTTATTTTGTCTTACTTCCTTCAATATAAAACTATAGAATCAAATCTCTGATTAAAACCTTCATAAGATTAATTTATAATATCACTTTTACAAGTGCAATCGTTACTCTTCCCCTTCATATTCATTATATTAAATATACAAAACAAAAGAAACCTAGTGAATTTAATACCAAAAGCATTTCTCATATAATATTTAACTATGAAACCTTGAATTTATTTCAAGAAATGGTAAAGTTAATTAGGTGAAAAATACATAAAGTGAGGCGATTTTTTGAAAAAGTTTAGTTTATTACTAACAGCATTTGTCATAATCATATCGTTATTCATCCCTAATTTTACAAGTGCTAAAGCTTTCCCAGATGTCCAATCTAATCATTGGGCAATTAAGGAAATTAACTATTTATCGGATAAAGGTATTATTAATGGTACTCCAGAAGGATATTTTAAGCCAAGTGATAATGTAACGCGTGGGCAAATGGCCTTAATGTTAGATTTATCCTTAAAATTAGAAAAGCCATCTAAGTATAATCATATTTTTTCTGATGTAACTAAAGGTATTTATTATTACGATTCTGTACATAAGTTAGCACACAACAACATTGTACAACGAGAAAAAAACTACTTCCCTGATCGTTCATTATCTCGTGCAGAAATGGCAGTAGTTCTTGTTAAAACTTTTGATTTGAAACCTACAGGTGCCGACGTCAATTTCCCTGATGTTCCATCTACACATTGGGGTTATCAATATGTCAAAATTTTAGCGCAAAACAATATCACTGCTGGATTACCAGATGGTACATTCGGTCCAGATGTAAAAGTAACTCGTGAGCAATTTGCTGCATTCTTGGCTCGTGTATTAGAGCCAAATTTCCGTCCAGCTCTTCCTAAGCCTAAAGGTAACTTAGAGGTTCATTATATTGATGTTGGGCAAGGTGATGCTACTTTTATTAAATCTCCTAGTGGAGAAACGATCCTGATTGACGCTGGTAACAACGGAAAAGGTAAAGTAGTAGCAAATTATCTAAAAGGATTAGGATACCAATCTATTGATTATATGATCGCTACTCATCCTGATGCTGATCATGTAGGTGGATTAGATGAAGTGCTTTATGCTATGAATGTAAACAATGTCTATGCACCTAAAGTAAGCCATACGACACAAACGTTTAAAGACTTCCTAACTGCAGTAGCTAACAAAGGATTAACTATTAAAGAAACGAAATCTGGCGTAACTTTACCAATCAATGGTTTAAACACACAATTTTCAGCTCCCGTTAAAGAATACGGTAACGATCTAAATGAGTGGAGTGCTGTATTAAAAGTAACCCATGGAAGCAAATCTTTCTTATTTACTGGTGATGCCGAATCTAAAAGTGAAAAAGATATGGTTGCAACACATGGTTCTTACCTAAAATCTGATGTATTAAAACCTGGTCACCATGGAAGTAAGACATCTTCTTCCCAGTCATTTTTAGATGCAGTGAAACCAAGTATCGCTGTGATCAGTGCCGGTGCAGGTAACCGTTATGGTCATCCTACACAAGAAACTTTAGCAAAGTTAAATGCAATGTCTGTTAAGGTATATAGAACTGATTTAAACGGAACTGTAATTATTCATAGTGATGGTTCTAACATTTCTGTAAGAACGGAGAGATAATTATGAAAAGAGGTATTATTGACCGTTTTGAAGGTGAACTAGCAGTTATTGAAGTGAATAACGTAACAATTGATGTACCTAAATCCAAACTCCCTCCTACTGCAAAAGAAGGGGATGTTCTTATAATTGAAGATAATACGTATACAATTGATAAGGACGAAACCGATAAAAGAAGACGTGAAATCCAAAATTTAATGAATAAGCTATTTGAATAGAAAAAAAGAGCCCTCCAAAATGATGGCTCTTTTTTTTGCGCACATAGTAGCTAGTTATTTTTTATTATTTAAGTTCATACCACCAACCTTTCCGATCAAGCCAAGCTTTCATAGCGTTTAATTTCGTGTCACTAGTAAGCTCAGAAATAAAATATGTTAGACCATCTGATTGTAAAATGAAGGTAGTAGTCAGTTTTAAAGAAGTTCATGCTCGCATAACATCTGGAGTTTCATAAGGTGAAAAGGCTCCAGTTTGAATGATATTTTGTTTAGAAACTTGTGCTTGTATATTTTCTTGTAGAACAGAAATACGACTGCTATAGCCTCTTCTCTAAAAAGTGTTGACTATGCCCTTTAGGATGATCTTCAACAACACCATACTCTCGATAACCATGCTTTTTATAAAATTCTGGTGCTTGAAAACTAAATGAATCTAATAATATTAATCTACAACCTTTTTCCTTCGCGATACTTTCGATTTTATGTAACAGTTGACTACCATAACCATCATGACGAACTGAATCATCAACCCATAAAAAATCAATATGAAGATGATAAAAATACATCGTTCCTGTTACCCCACCAAATATTTTCCCATCCGCGTCTTTCACTACAAAACTTACTTGTTCCATCGGCTGTTTTACTTCATCTGTTAAGATAGACATGTTATATTGAATGACTTTATTTTTTATGTATTCTCCTTCAGCGCGAGTACCATTCTCTATATGTTTCATATAATTCTTCCTTTCAACTAAGTAAGCTACCTTTGATTTTTATTTTTCCTTTTTAAAATACTAATAAATACGAATCCACTATAAGTAACAAAACATGAAAAGCCAATTATCCCTGGTATAGAAACATAGCCTATTCTTATATAACTTATAACTGCAAAACAAGCAATAGACAATAAAATAGATGGTCAAAATATAAGAGTTGTTTTTCTTCGTCTCTGTTTCGATGTATTTTCTTTCTCTTTAGAAATACGTGTGCCAAAGAGCAATACTATACAAATCAGAATCGCTGCAAAGTAAATTGTATCTAATGACAAAGTATGATCGTAAATCGCGATGCCAACTTCTATAGCAATAAATGTTAAGATTAATATAATTATTGTTGAAGTTTTTAAG
This Bacillus paramycoides DNA region includes the following protein-coding sequences:
- a CDS encoding class I SAM-dependent methyltransferase, with the protein product MKDTIKGTYDKLASTYKENLDVANPYNSYYERPAMMEMIPKNLEGKNILDAGCAAGWYTSQFIERGANVTAIDVSSEMVKAAKESMGNKATFLCHDLQEILPFEDNTFDVIVSSLTLHYLENWNQVFQEFRRVLKPGGEFIYSIHHPFMDFTKFTCENYFEKQLLVDTWVKPNITIEVSFFRRSLQDIINETTNCFVLEKMVEPRPVEKMREVDEKSYNYLNTNPHFLIMKAIKK
- a CDS encoding MmcQ/YjbR family DNA-binding protein yields the protein MDETRTYCLSKRKATEDSPDGWNARCMRLNNKIFAIINHEEGEKSAITLKCDPELALRLREEYPEAIIPGYHMNKKHWNTVYIHKGVEQEQINKMIDWSYDLVLQSFSKKKQKELLDSYV
- a CDS encoding GNAT family N-acetyltransferase, with the translated sequence MYTYKLQHEQPICVEKIRKLYDSIGWWPERKEIDIQKFLKNSIAIGVWEKSELIGFARGVSDGVFRAYIEDVVVHESVRNKGIGEKMLTILLQEISHVHIVSLFCGEKLIKFYGEQQFQATKQIVMHRNQIVKE
- a CDS encoding S-layer homology domain-containing protein, with translation MKKFSLLLTAFVIIISLFIPNFTSAKAFPDVQSNHWAIKEINYLSDKGIINGTPEGYFKPSDNVTRGQMALMLDLSLKLEKPSKYNHIFSDVTKGIYYYDSVHKLAHNNIVQREKNYFPDRSLSRAEMAVVLVKTFDLKPTGADVNFPDVPSTHWGYQYVKILAQNNITAGLPDGTFGPDVKVTREQFAAFLARVLEPNFRPALPKPKGNLEVHYIDVGQGDATFIKSPSGETILIDAGNNGKGKVVANYLKGLGYQSIDYMIATHPDADHVGGLDEVLYAMNVNNVYAPKVSHTTQTFKDFLTAVANKGLTIKETKSGVTLPINGLNTQFSAPVKEYGNDLNEWSAVLKVTHGSKSFLFTGDAESKSEKDMVATHGSYLKSDVLKPGHHGSKTSSSQSFLDAVKPSIAVISAGAGNRYGHPTQETLAKLNAMSVKVYRTDLNGTVIIHSDGSNISVRTER
- a CDS encoding DUF3006 domain-containing protein, with product MKRGIIDRFEGELAVIEVNNVTIDVPKSKLPPTAKEGDVLIIEDNTYTIDKDETDKRRREIQNLMNKLFE
- a CDS encoding GNAT family N-acetyltransferase, which encodes MKHIENGTRAEGEYIKNKVIQYNMSILTDEVKQPMEQVSFVVKDADGKIFGGVTGTMYFYHLHIDFLWVDDSVRHDGYGSQLLHKIESIAKEKGCRLILLDSFSFQAPEFYKKHGYREYGVVEDHPKGHSQHFLEKRL